The Urbifossiella limnaea genome has a window encoding:
- a CDS encoding TIGR02996 domain-containing protein gives MSAAPALLAAIRDRPDDDTPRLAYADWLDDAGDAARAEFVRVQVQLARLPDHDPARPELEDREHELLAAHEPAWLGVPGDALTEWEWERGFVNEVACGPDALAEHGSALFAGHPARRWRVVGHRSDCCAQVAHAWGDRIEALDLRVAPLSTGATVQWLADHDWSRLADVTLGGFADTRWQADPASGMRFRAQLRAFHASGPTGEYRLGPVARFIEPAGLADLGIQGCRATAPGLEWLLAAAACRPLTRLDLSDSSLAPDAHRAFARPAPALTALDVSSTPLAAFALEPLLNAPALAGLRELSANRCGSAAAVVRALLGSPFWSQAETLRLADATAPTRLVEPLFAADGPAALRTLDLSNNFLYDAGVADLCNANWSGSLTWLGLGRNYLTDTAAERIAASGRFRHLRTLHLSYNHPRWLEDNDFDGRVTDRGAVALASSPGLAALRVLTLTGVSLSAAGVDALLNGPFWRLAGLGLGRCELTAEAVRVLARSPRLARLSFLDLSGNRDLRGDALRPLAESPYLSPLLELDIHGCGASEAVGTELRSRLGRRVGL, from the coding sequence ATGTCCGCCGCCCCGGCACTTCTGGCCGCGATCCGCGACCGCCCCGACGACGACACCCCGCGCCTGGCCTACGCCGACTGGCTCGACGACGCCGGCGACGCCGCCCGCGCCGAGTTCGTGCGCGTGCAGGTGCAGCTGGCCCGCCTCCCCGACCACGACCCCGCCCGCCCCGAACTGGAGGACCGCGAGCACGAGTTGCTGGCGGCGCACGAGCCCGCGTGGCTCGGCGTGCCGGGCGACGCGCTCACCGAGTGGGAGTGGGAGCGCGGCTTTGTGAACGAGGTGGCATGCGGCCCCGACGCCCTGGCCGAGCACGGGTCGGCCCTGTTCGCCGGCCACCCGGCCCGCCGCTGGCGGGTGGTCGGGCACCGGTCCGATTGCTGCGCCCAGGTTGCCCACGCTTGGGGCGACCGCATCGAGGCGCTCGACCTCCGGGTCGCCCCTCTATCGACCGGCGCAACGGTGCAGTGGCTGGCCGACCACGACTGGTCCCGGCTCGCGGACGTCACACTGGGCGGGTTTGCCGACACCCGGTGGCAGGCCGATCCGGCCTCAGGGATGCGATTCCGCGCCCAGCTCCGAGCGTTCCACGCGAGCGGACCCACGGGAGAGTACCGACTCGGTCCGGTGGCCCGGTTCATCGAGCCGGCGGGGCTCGCCGACCTCGGCATCCAGGGCTGCCGCGCGACCGCTCCCGGGCTGGAGTGGCTCCTCGCCGCCGCGGCCTGCCGGCCGCTGACCCGACTCGACCTTTCTGACAGCAGCCTCGCACCGGACGCCCACCGGGCCTTCGCCCGCCCCGCGCCCGCGCTTACCGCCCTCGACGTGTCCAGCACCCCGCTCGCCGCGTTCGCACTCGAACCGCTGCTGAACGCCCCCGCGCTCGCCGGGCTGCGCGAGCTGAGCGCCAACCGCTGCGGGTCGGCCGCGGCCGTGGTGCGGGCGCTGCTCGGGTCGCCCTTCTGGTCGCAGGCCGAAACCCTCCGCCTCGCCGACGCCACCGCCCCCACGCGGCTCGTCGAGCCGCTGTTCGCCGCCGACGGCCCGGCCGCGCTCCGAACCCTCGACCTGTCGAACAACTTCCTTTACGACGCCGGCGTCGCCGACCTGTGCAACGCGAACTGGTCCGGCTCCCTGACGTGGCTCGGCCTCGGCCGGAACTATCTGACGGACACCGCCGCCGAGCGCATCGCCGCGTCCGGCCGCTTCCGCCACCTGCGGACGCTCCACCTCAGCTACAACCACCCGCGCTGGCTGGAAGACAACGACTTCGACGGCCGCGTGACGGACCGCGGCGCGGTGGCGCTGGCGTCGAGCCCCGGGCTGGCGGCGCTGCGCGTGCTGACGCTCACCGGTGTCAGCCTGTCCGCGGCGGGCGTCGATGCGCTGCTGAATGGCCCGTTCTGGCGGCTGGCCGGGTTGGGCCTCGGTCGTTGCGAGCTGACGGCGGAGGCGGTGCGGGTGCTGGCCCGGTCGCCGCGACTGGCGCGGCTGTCGTTCCTCGACCTGAGCGGCAACCGCGACCTGCGCGGCGACGCCCTCCGGCCGCTAGCCGAGAGCCCGTACCTGTCGCCGCTGCTGGAACTCGACATCCACGGCTGCGGCGCGTCGGAGGCGGTGGGGACCGAACTGCGGTCGCGGCTCGGGCGCCGGGTGGGGTTGTGA
- a CDS encoding RNA recognition motif domain-containing protein, with product MKKLYVGNLSFGTTNEDLTQLFSQFGEVASASVVTDRETGRSRGFGFVEMSSGAEEAIAGTNGADFQGRTLTVNEAKPREDRGGGGGGRGGYGGGGGGRGGYGGGGGGGGYGGGGGGGRGGYGGGGGGYGGGGGGRY from the coding sequence GTGAAGAAGTTGTACGTCGGAAACCTGTCGTTCGGGACCACCAACGAGGACCTCACCCAGCTGTTCAGCCAGTTCGGGGAGGTCGCCAGCGCGTCGGTGGTGACCGACCGCGAAACCGGCCGGAGCCGGGGGTTCGGGTTCGTCGAGATGTCGAGCGGCGCCGAAGAGGCGATCGCCGGGACCAACGGGGCGGACTTCCAGGGCCGCACCCTGACGGTCAACGAGGCCAAGCCGCGTGAGGACCGCGGCGGCGGCGGTGGCGGCCGTGGTGGCTACGGCGGCGGCGGCGGCGGCCGTGGCGGCTACGGCGGCGGCGGCGGTGGCGGCGGCTACGGTGGCGGCGGCGGCGGCGGCCGTGGCGGCTACGGCGGCGGCGGCGGCGGCTACGGCGGCGGCGGCGGCGGCCGGTACTGA
- the infA gene encoding translation initiation factor IF-1 produces the protein MSQKVKEEAIEVEGRVKQALPNTTFRVELDIGGEITAHIGGKMRKHYIRIIPGDRVKVEISPYDLTKGRITFRIRG, from the coding sequence ATGTCGCAGAAGGTCAAGGAGGAGGCGATCGAGGTCGAGGGCCGCGTCAAGCAGGCGCTGCCGAACACCACCTTCCGGGTGGAGCTGGACATCGGCGGCGAGATCACCGCCCACATCGGCGGCAAGATGCGGAAACACTACATCCGCATCATCCCGGGCGACCGGGTAAAGGTCGAGATCTCGCCATACGACCTGACGAAGGGTCGCATCACGTTCCGCATCCGCGGGTAG
- a CDS encoding M90 family metallopeptidase yields MLFSWLRTRRRRKLLAEPFPLRWERFLAENVAHFPRLAPAEQARLRDAVRVLVAEKQWEGGPGLFVTEEMKVTIAAQAALLLLGDDHDYFAQVDSVVVFPTAFRNPVREDDWDDELLAEGERDGETGHRGPVILSWDNVLAEARDPGCGYNLVLHEFAHQLDLLDGELNGTPDLPDRETQTRWKYVMTVAFRDHRRAVDRFEKGGEEPFFSDQAAETEDEFFADATEAFYCQPHGFRAEFPAVYELFAAYYKVDPARWFPEPS; encoded by the coding sequence ATGCTCTTCTCCTGGCTCCGCACCCGCCGCCGACGGAAGCTCCTCGCCGAGCCGTTCCCCCTCCGCTGGGAGCGGTTCCTCGCGGAGAACGTCGCCCACTTCCCGCGGCTCGCGCCCGCCGAACAAGCCCGGCTCCGCGACGCCGTCCGCGTCCTCGTCGCCGAGAAGCAGTGGGAAGGCGGCCCGGGGCTGTTCGTCACCGAGGAGATGAAGGTCACCATCGCCGCGCAGGCCGCGTTGCTCCTGCTCGGCGACGACCACGACTACTTCGCCCAGGTCGATTCCGTCGTCGTGTTCCCGACGGCGTTCCGCAACCCCGTCCGCGAGGACGACTGGGACGACGAACTACTGGCCGAGGGCGAGCGCGACGGCGAGACGGGCCACCGCGGGCCGGTCATCCTGTCGTGGGACAACGTGCTCGCCGAGGCCCGCGACCCCGGCTGCGGGTACAACCTCGTGCTACACGAGTTCGCCCACCAGCTCGACCTCCTCGACGGCGAGCTGAACGGCACCCCGGACCTGCCCGACCGCGAGACGCAGACCCGCTGGAAGTACGTGATGACGGTGGCGTTCCGCGACCACCGGCGGGCGGTGGACCGGTTCGAGAAGGGGGGCGAGGAGCCGTTCTTCTCCGACCAGGCGGCGGAGACGGAGGACGAGTTCTTCGCCGACGCCACCGAGGCGTTCTACTGCCAGCCGCACGGCTTCCGGGCGGAGTTCCCCGCGGTCTACGAGCTGTTCGCGGCGTATTACAAGGTGGACCCCGCCCGCTGGTTCCCGGAGCCGTCATGA
- the priA gene encoding replication restart helicase PriA, whose translation METLELNPTSITPLDTPVGIYADIVFDRPLDHPYTYAVPAALAGKVGTGKRVEAPFGRGGRTTSGFCVRVGHNPPARGEVKDIARVLDDDALVDEHLMKLTRWMADYYLCGWGQVLHAVVPAGVRDNAGTRQATFVEPVAKAELPNPLPTITAVQKAALDCLKKENRPLELGQLARLAKCGPGVVASLVKKRLLKKFTERVESEAGGQHERAAEADDSPVSPPPDIQLNADQTAVWDKLNPILHAGGFHAFLLHGVTGSGKTEIYLRAIEEVVKQGKEAIVLVPEISLTPQTLERFRGRCGNVAVLHSHLTDAERGAYWRRVATGHVQVVVGARSAVFAPTRKLGLIVIDEEHETTFKQEATPRYHARDVAVMRARLEDIPIVMGSATPSLESWANAARGAYTLLELPKRVEDRPMPPVQVIDLRHEPKPQHGRPGAISPTLEAAMRSTLKAKGQVILMLNRRGFSTHVHCPGCGHVAQCAHCDLALTFHRTKAALVCHYCGWETAPYAKCPGCGQAAIRYQGLGTEKLHVEIEEKFPGSVCQRMDSDTMSKPGSHQRVLDAFRDGLVHILVGTQMIAKGLDFPNVTLVGVVNADVGLHLPDFRSAERTFQLLAQVAGRAGRGEKGGRVLVQTYTPEHPCITLAAGHDYATFAAQELVHRKQHKYPPYERMARLIVRSEKEEAAGAFADTLAGAFQSALATHARDSAGKPPPVRLLGPAECPVFRLKNFYRFHFQVQADSSAALHDVLRAALATARPPSGVEFQVDIDPYSML comes from the coding sequence ATGGAAACCCTCGAGCTTAACCCAACCTCGATCACCCCGCTCGACACCCCCGTCGGCATCTACGCCGACATCGTCTTCGACCGCCCGCTCGACCACCCGTACACCTACGCCGTCCCCGCCGCGCTCGCGGGCAAGGTCGGCACCGGTAAGCGCGTCGAAGCGCCGTTCGGCCGCGGCGGGCGGACCACGTCCGGGTTCTGCGTCCGCGTCGGCCACAACCCGCCGGCCCGCGGCGAGGTCAAGGACATCGCCCGCGTCCTCGACGACGACGCCCTCGTCGACGAGCACCTGATGAAACTCACCCGCTGGATGGCCGACTACTACCTGTGCGGCTGGGGCCAGGTGCTCCACGCCGTCGTCCCGGCCGGGGTCCGCGACAACGCCGGCACCCGGCAGGCGACGTTCGTCGAGCCGGTGGCGAAGGCCGAGCTGCCGAACCCGCTGCCGACGATCACCGCAGTGCAGAAGGCGGCGCTCGACTGCCTCAAGAAGGAGAACCGCCCGCTGGAGCTCGGCCAGCTCGCCCGGCTGGCGAAGTGCGGCCCCGGCGTCGTCGCGTCGCTCGTCAAGAAGCGGCTGCTGAAGAAGTTCACCGAGCGCGTCGAGAGCGAGGCGGGGGGCCAGCACGAGCGCGCCGCGGAAGCCGATGACAGCCCGGTGTCACCGCCGCCCGACATCCAGCTGAACGCCGACCAGACCGCCGTCTGGGACAAGCTCAACCCGATCCTGCACGCGGGCGGGTTTCATGCGTTCCTGCTGCACGGCGTCACCGGCAGCGGCAAGACGGAGATTTACCTCCGCGCCATCGAGGAGGTCGTGAAGCAGGGGAAGGAGGCGATCGTCCTCGTCCCCGAAATCTCGCTGACGCCGCAGACGCTGGAGCGGTTCCGCGGCCGCTGCGGGAACGTCGCCGTCCTCCACAGCCACCTCACCGACGCCGAGCGCGGGGCGTACTGGCGGCGCGTCGCCACCGGGCACGTGCAGGTCGTCGTCGGCGCCCGCAGCGCCGTGTTCGCCCCCACCCGCAAGCTCGGCCTCATCGTCATCGACGAGGAGCACGAGACGACGTTCAAGCAGGAGGCGACGCCGCGCTACCACGCCCGCGACGTGGCCGTGATGCGCGCCCGGCTCGAAGACATCCCCATCGTCATGGGCTCCGCCACGCCGAGCCTCGAAAGCTGGGCCAACGCCGCCCGCGGGGCGTACACGCTGCTGGAACTGCCGAAGCGCGTGGAGGACCGGCCGATGCCGCCGGTGCAGGTGATCGACCTGCGACACGAGCCGAAGCCGCAACACGGGCGGCCGGGCGCGATCAGCCCGACCCTCGAAGCCGCGATGCGCTCCACACTGAAGGCGAAGGGGCAAGTCATCCTGATGCTGAACCGCCGCGGGTTCAGCACGCACGTCCACTGCCCGGGGTGCGGCCACGTCGCGCAGTGCGCCCACTGCGACCTGGCGCTGACGTTCCACCGCACGAAGGCGGCGCTGGTGTGCCACTACTGCGGCTGGGAGACCGCCCCCTACGCCAAGTGCCCCGGCTGTGGCCAGGCGGCGATCCGCTACCAGGGGCTGGGCACCGAGAAGCTGCATGTCGAGATCGAGGAGAAGTTCCCTGGCAGCGTGTGCCAGCGGATGGACTCGGACACGATGAGCAAGCCCGGCAGCCACCAGCGCGTGCTCGACGCCTTCCGCGACGGGCTCGTTCACATCCTGGTCGGCACGCAGATGATTGCGAAGGGGCTGGACTTCCCGAACGTCACGCTGGTGGGCGTGGTGAACGCCGACGTGGGGCTGCACCTCCCCGACTTCCGCAGCGCCGAGCGGACGTTTCAGCTGCTGGCGCAGGTGGCGGGCCGCGCCGGCCGCGGCGAGAAGGGCGGGCGGGTGCTGGTGCAGACGTACACGCCCGAGCACCCGTGCATCACGCTGGCGGCGGGCCACGACTACGCCACGTTCGCGGCCCAGGAGCTGGTCCACCGCAAGCAGCACAAGTACCCGCCGTACGAGCGGATGGCCCGGCTCATCGTCCGCAGCGAGAAGGAGGAGGCGGCCGGCGCCTTCGCCGACACGCTGGCGGGCGCCTTCCAGAGCGCGCTGGCAACGCACGCGCGGGACTCCGCCGGCAAGCCGCCGCCGGTGCGGCTGCTCGGCCCGGCGGAGTGCCCGGTGTTCCGGCTGAAGAACTTCTACCGGTTCCACTTCCAGGTGCAGGCCGACAGCAGCGCCGCGCTGCACGACGTGCTCCGCGCCGCGCTGGCGACGGCCCGCCCGCCGAGCGGCGTCGAGTTCCAGGTGGACATCGACCCGTACAGCATGTTGTGA
- a CDS encoding YciI family protein, which yields MKYAASIEYIADADKVNAHRPAHRAYLTSLVEKDQLFASGPFDDAPGALIVYEAESAAAAEALLRADPFHAAGVFVRWTIRPWKVIFGNPRLLPSV from the coding sequence ATGAAGTACGCCGCATCCATCGAGTACATCGCCGACGCCGACAAGGTGAACGCCCACCGGCCGGCACACCGGGCGTACCTGACGAGTCTGGTCGAGAAGGACCAGCTGTTCGCGTCCGGCCCGTTCGACGACGCGCCGGGGGCGCTGATCGTGTACGAGGCGGAGTCGGCGGCGGCGGCCGAGGCGCTGCTGCGGGCCGACCCGTTCCACGCGGCGGGGGTGTTCGTCCGCTGGACGATCCGGCCGTGGAAGGTGATCTTCGGCAACCCCCGGCTGCTGCCGTCGGTGTAG